The proteins below come from a single Benincasa hispida cultivar B227 chromosome 4, ASM972705v1, whole genome shotgun sequence genomic window:
- the LOC120075457 gene encoding LOW QUALITY PROTEIN: uncharacterized protein LOC120075457 (The sequence of the model RefSeq protein was modified relative to this genomic sequence to represent the inferred CDS: inserted 1 base in 1 codon), with protein MIQNQSMSGLSVEAKHLRDFRKYNPSTFNGSLKDPTKVELWISLIETIFRYMKCTEDQKVQYSVLMLIGKAQIWWQSAERMLGVGGDPVTWEQFKERFYAKYFSANLRYNKQREFLELRQGHRSVEDYDQEFDTLSHFAPELFATEAMRAERFVQGLKDSIQGIVRAFKPTTHVEALRLVVEVDPQSGDEFSQVFGVGPSLGQKRKADQKAFEPHPHQKVQCTGVCFHCKRERHSIERCPARGTFDFGNQFVGRDQRSSGRPQHQQGRVCSTTRQEAEKAGTVVTGTLLILGHFALVLFDSGSSHSFISSLFVKHATLELEPLHFVLLVSTPSGEIMLAKEKIKACQIEVASHTLDVTLVVLDMRDFDVILGMDWLAANYAIIFALKSQRLLNQGTRSILASVVDIREPEVSLTLEPVVRDYPNVFPKELSGLPSHREIDFAIELEPIKNKYPLPRIDDLFDQLQGATVFSKIDLHSRYRQLRIKDSDIXKTDFCSRYGHHEFVVMSFGLMNARAVFMDLMNRVFKEFLDTFMIVIIDDILVYSKTEAPLTRLTRKEASFIWSKACEDNFQDLKQRLITAPVLSLSDGTGGFVIYSDASERGLGCVLMQQGKVVAYASRQLKNHELNYPTHDLELTAISLKYFFTQKKLNMRQHRWLKLVKDYDYEILYHPGKANVVADALSRKVAHSAALITRQSRLYKDLEQAEIAVVVGEVSAKLAQLLVQPSLRQRIIIAQHSDPYLVEVAQQVKTGQGGEFSLSADNDLTFRRRLCVPADSDLKNDLLWEAHNSPFSIHPGSTKMYQDLKRCYCVPEWKWEHVSMDFIVGLSRTVKGFTVIWVIVDRLTKLAHFIPGKSTYSVSRWAQLYMKEVVRLHGEPVSIVSDRDPRFTSSFWKSLQAVLGTRLDFSMAFHPQTDGQTERLNQTLDDMLRACALEFTGSWDSHLHLIEFAYNNSYHVTIGMSPFEALYGKSCRSPVCWDEVGERKLLGPELVQTTNEAIQKIKARMLTAQNRQKSYANVRCKNLQFEVGGKVFLKVAPMKGVLRFGKRGKLNPRFIGPFEILERVGPVAYRLTLPTSLSAVHNVFHVSMLRKYVADSSHVVDYEPLHLNENLSYEEKPIQILAREVKVLRNKKIALVKVLWRNHQFKEATWEREDDMRMHYPELFQD; from the exons ATGATCCAGAACCAAAGCATGTCAGGCCTTTCGGTGGAGGCCAAGCATTTGCGAGATTTCAGGAAGTATAACCCTAGCACCTTCAATGGGTCACTAAAGGACCCTACCAAAGTAGAATTATGGATATCCTTGATTGAAACGATTTTTCGTTATATGAAATGTACAGAAGACCAGAAGGTGCAATATTCCGTTCTTATGCTTATTGGCAAGGCTCAGATCTGGTGGCAGTCGGCAGAAAGGATGTTGGGTGTAGGAGGGGATCCAGTGACTTGGGAGCAGTTTAAGGAGCGCTTTTACGCGAAGTACTTCTCTGCCAACCTGAGGTACAATAAGCAGAGGGAGTTCTTAGAGCTGAGGCAGGGACATAGGTCAGTGGAGGATTATGACCAAGAGTTTGACACCTTATCCCATTTTGCCCCGGAGTTGTTCGCCACGGAAGCCATGAGGGCAGAAAGGTTCGTTCAAGGCCTAAAAGACAGTATACAAGGTATCGTGCGAGCATTCAAACCAACCACTCATGTTGAGGCACTTCGTTTGGTAGTCGAGGTGGACCCACAGTCAGGAGATGAGTTTTCACAAGTATTCGGGGTGGGACCTTCCTTAGGACAAAAGAGGAAGGCGGATCAGAAGGCTTTCGAGCCTCACCCCCATCAAAAGGTTCAAT GCACCGGAGTTTGTTTTCATTGCAAGCGGGAGAGGCACTCGATAGAGAGATGTCCTGCTAGAGGCACGTTCGATTTTGGGAACCAGTTTGTAGGCCGTGACCAGAGGAGTTCGGGTAGGCCCCAACATCAGCAAGGTCGTGTTTGCTCTACCACCCGGCAGGAGGCCGAGAAAGCAGGCACTGTTGTGACAGGTACACTTCTAATCTTGGGGCATTTTGCGCTAGTATTGTTTGATTCGGGTTCGTCCCATTCGTTTATATCATCGCTGTTTGTTAAGCATGCCACGTTAGAACTAGAGCCTTTACACTTTGTGTTGTTGGTTTCCACTCCATCTGGAGAAATTATGTTAGCAAAGGagaagataaaagcatgtcagatTGAAGTAGCAAGTCATACCTTGGATGTGACTTTAGTAGTCTTGGACATGCGAGATTTTGATGTGATTTTGGGCATGGATTGGCTAGCTGCTAACTATGCCA TTATTTTTGCCTTGAAATCCCAGAGGTTGCTTAATCAGGGTACCCGGAGTATCTTAGCTAGTGTCGTCGACATTAGAGAGCCTGAGGTCTCCTTGACTTTGGAGCCAGTAGTACGTGACTACCCGAATGTCTTTCCAAAAGAACTCTCAGGTCTGCCGTCGCATCGGGAGATAGACTTTGCTATCGAGTTGGAGC CTATCAAAAACAAGTATCCGCTTCCCAGGATTGATGACTTGTTTGACCAGTTGCAGGGAGCTACGGTGTTTTCTAAGATTGATCTTCATTCGAGGTATCGTCAGTTGAGGATAAAGGATAGTGATA CTAAGACAGATTTTTGTTCGAGGTATGGGCATCATGAGTTCGTCGTGATGTCATTTGGGTTGATGAACGCTCGTGCAGTATTCATGGACCTGATGAATAGGGTGTTTAAGGAATTTCTTGATACCTTCATGATAGTCATCATAGATGACattttggtttactccaagacAGAGG CCCCTCTGACCCGGTTGACCAGAAAAGAAGCTTCCTTTATTTGGAGTAAGGCTTGTGAGGATAATTTCCAAGATCTCAAGCAAAGGTTGATTACTGCCCCAGTTCTCTCCTTATCAGATGGAACGGGTGGTTTTGTTATTTACAGTGACGCCTCCGAGAGAGGATTGGGGTGCGTGTTGATGCAACAAGGTAAGGTAGTTGCTTATGCCTCCCGCCAGTTAAAGAACCATGAACTGAATTATCCCACACATGATTTAGAGTTGACAGCTATT AGtttaaaatacttcttcactcaGAAGAAGTTAAACATGAGGCAGCATAGATGGTTGAAGCTAGTGAAGGATTATGATTACGAGATTCTGTACCACCCAGGAAAGGCAAATGTAGTGGCGGATGCTCTAAGTAGGAAGGTAGCTCATTCAGCAGCCCTTATCACCAGACAGAGTCGTTTATATAAGGACCTTGAGCAGGCTGAGATAGCAGTGGTGGTAGGGGAAGTATCTGCGAAGTTAGCACAATTGTTAGTACAACCAAGTTTAAGGCAGAGGATCATTATTGCTCAACACAGTGATCCTTACTTAGTTGAAGTAGCACAACAAGTAAAGACAGGACAAGGTGGTGAGTTCTCCTTGTCAGCAGATAATGATCTTACTTTTCGAAGACGTTTATGTGTACCAGCAGATAGTGACCTCAAGAATGATCTGTTATGGGAAGCTCATAACTCCCCATTTTCAATACATCCTGGCAGTACCAAAATGTACCAGGACCTAAAACGTTGCTACTG TGTACCggaatggaagtgggagcatgtctCGATGGATTTCATTGTAGGTTTGTCGCGAACGGTGAAGGGTTTTACAGTAATTTGGGTTATAGTGGATAGACTTACCAAGTTGGCACATTTTATTCCAGGGAAGTCTACATATTCAGTGAGTAGGTGGGCCCAGTTGTATATGAAAGAAGTGGTAAGATTGCACGGGGAACCAGTGTCCATCGTGTCTGATAGGGACCCTCGATTTACCTCCAGCTTTTGGAAGAGCCTTCAGGCA gtattgGGTACTCGTTTGGATTTCAGTATGGCTTTTCACCCACAAACTGACGGTCAAACTGAGCGTTTGAACCAGACACTGGATGATATGTTACGTGCTTGTGCACTAGAGTTTAcagggagttgggactctcacctgcatttgatagagtttgcttataataatagttatcatgTAACCATTGGTATGTCACCGTTTGAGGCCCTTTATGGGAAGAGTTGTAGGTCACCCGTATGCTGGGATGAGGTTGGTGAGCGAAAATTACTAGGACCTGAGTTAGTACAAACCACGAAcgaggcaatacagaagattaAGGCCCGAATGTTGACGGCTCAAAATAGGCAGAAGAGTTATGCTAATGTTAGGTGTAAGAACCTGCAGTTTGAGGTAGGTGGAAAGGTGTTTCTGAAAGTGGCACCTATGAAGGGAGTGTTAAGGTTTGGCAAGAGGGGTAAGTTGAACCCTCGTTTCATCGGGCCATTTGAGATCTTGGAGCGGGTTGGCCCTGTAGCATATCGGCTGACCTTGCCCACATCTCTTTCTGCAGTTCataatgtttttcatgtttctATGTTGAGGAAGTACGTAGCAGACTCATCTCATGTTGTGGATTATGAGCCTTTGCATTTAAATGAGAACCTGAGCTACGAAGAAAAGCCCATTCAAATCCTGGCCAGGGAAGTGAAAGTTTTGCGCAACAAGAAGATAGCTTTGGTGAAGGTTCTTTGGCGGAATCACCAGTTCAAGGAAGCAACGTGGGAGCGTGAGGACGACATGAGGATGCATTATCCCGAGCTTTTTCAGGAttag
- the LOC120076485 gene encoding zinc finger CCCH domain-containing protein 22 codes for MASDEERALEHQLEVQLHEQRESLAALQDALASDASNPELLEVHEELVQAIKDAEEGLLHLKRSRLLREADSVLRGRDSKAAEDVKVEPFDHTDVEPEPPEDQSFVVGSKCRFRHTDGRWYDGEIVGLDGSNSAKVSFLTPTTENMLICKFFLQQRCRFGTNCRLSHGVDIPLTSLRRYVPTIWNQSLAGSSIWALSSKNDIWRHAELESWDDALQVAQVVFKGDGSSQKLGPEDITLSEYAQINDEEESDSSLEQSDSSDYEEDDLQGLGFLESSTQQRGIQTETTIFAKWENHTRGIASKMMANMGYCEGMGLGASGQGMLNPIPVKVLPAKQSLDHALESQKENNTNDENNGKKRSRGGKRKREKKFAAATRAAKEEEESRPDVFNLINNHLAMHNGALNGGSVKKQKDKGSADGKKVDRRTLIAFDDEVKDLRIRIEKLEEMVNRNKKEKVVYEAALRKLNETRKALAEVEAAHASASNAVTSREKEKRWLKF; via the exons ATGGCGAGCGACGAAGAGAGAGCTCTAGAGCACCAGCTGGAGGTTCAATTGCATGAGCAGAGAGAGTCTCTCGCCGCCTTACAGGATGCCCTAGCCTCCGACGCCTCCAATCCCGAGCTTCTCGAG gttcATGAGGAACTTGTCCAAGCAATTAAAGATGCTGAAGAAGGGCTGCTTCACCTTAAACGTTCTAGGTTATTACGAGAAGCAGATTCGGTGTTGCGTGGTCGTGATAGTAAAGCAGCGGAAGATGTTAAGGTGGAGCCTTTTGATCATACGGATGTCGAACCTGAACCTCCTGAGGATCAGAGTTTCGTTGTTGGATCGAAATGCAGATTCCGGCACACTGATGGTCGTTGGTATGACGGTGAAATTGTTGGATTGGATGGTTCTAATTCTGCGAAAGTTTCTTTCCTCACTCCTACAACTGAAAATATGTTG ATATGCAAGTTCTTCTTACAGCAAAGATGTCGATTTGGCACTAACTGCCGCTTATCGCATG GAGTTGATATCCCTTTAACCTCTCTTAGGAGATACGTGCCAACAATTTGGAATCAGTCACTGGCAGGATCCAGTATCTGGGCTCTCTCATCTAAGAATGACATTTGGAGGCATGCTGAACTTGAATCTTGGGATGATGCGCTTCAAGTTGCACAAGTTGTTTTTAAAGGTGATGGATCCTCTCAAAAGCTTGGACCGGAGGACATAACATTATCGGAGTATGCTCAAATTAATGATGAAGAGGAAAGTGATTCCAGCTTGGAGCAGTCTGACTCAAGTGATTATGAAGAGGATGATTTGCAGGGTTTGGGATTTCTTGAAAGCTCTACTCAGCAGAGGGGCATCCAGACAGAGACCACCATATTTGCTAAATGGGAGAACCATACCCGAGGAATTGCTTCCAAGATGATGGCTAATATGGGCTACTGCGAAGGAATGGGTTTGGGTGCATCTGGGCAGGGGATGCTAAATCCTATTCCCGTCAAAGTTCTTCCAGCAAAGCAATCTCTTGATCATGCTCTAGAGTCACAAAAGGAGAATAATACTAATGACGAGAATAATGGTAAGAAACGAAGTAGAGGCGGTAAGAGGAAGCGTGAGAAGAAGTTCGCTGCAGCGACACGGGCAgctaaagaggaagaagagtcGAGACCTGATGTCTTTAATCTTATCAATAACCACCTTGCAATGCATAATGGAGCACTGAATGGTGGATCCGTGAAGAAACAGAAAGATAAAGGTTCAGCAGATGGGAAGAAGGTGGATAGGCGAACCCTAATTGCGTTTGATGATGAGGTGAAAGACTTGCGAATACGAATAGAGAAGCTTGAAGAAATGGTGAACAGAAATAAGAAAGAGAAGGTTGTTTATGAGGCTGCCTTAAGAAAGCTGAATGAGACCCGGAAAGCTCTGGCCGAGGTCGAGGCAGCTCATGCGTCTGCATCAAATGCAGTTACCAgtagagaaaaggaaaaaagatggCTGAAGTTTTAG